The region TCTTCTTTTCCGCTACCGGTATTTCCGGCGGCACTTTCCTGCGCGGTGTCCGTTATCTAGGCTACGGCGCTGAGACCACTTCTCTGGTCATGCGCGGCAAGACCGGAACCGTGCGCCACATCGAAGCTGTCCACACCTGGGATAAGCTTATGAAGATCAGCGCGGTTAAATACGATTAGTTACATCTATTTAAAGAAATAAAAAAATGGGCGGTTCCGACTTGATTGTCGAAATCGCCCATTTTTAATCTGCTGTACGGAAAGATTACGATTCTGGAATCTCCAGCATTTCAGAGATGATTTCAGCATCTTCCGAGCGGGCGGCGGTGCTCAGTTCCCTGGCTTCTCCGTGGCAGGTGATGCCTGTGGGATGCAGCTGTACATATCCGGCGGAGAGTACGTTGGTGTATGGAATCTGTTCCCTGAACTCGAGGTAGCCGATACGGTTCGGAATCAGTATGGGCAGCGGGTCTCCGGAAAAATCTTCAAACATAATATATTTCATTTTAAGTCCTTTCTGATACGGCCTGCCGGAGTTGGCGAGAGGCCGGAAGTGGTTCCTGCGGGTGAACAATGTTGCCCGCATTCTCATTACAGATTATAGGCATATATATTCAAGATCAAGAAGTGTAGACCAGAAATTCAGGAGTTGGCAAATGGCTGGACATGAAAGTGATAATCTGGACAATAACGAGCTTGCCAGAATGAGAACCCTGCTGGCAAATGAGCGTACTTTTCTGGCCTGGTGCCGGACGGCTCTGGGGTTGTTCGGATTCGGGTTCGTTATTGAGAAGGCTAGACTGTACATGCAAAAAATGCTGCCCGGAACACCTGATGCGATGCTCAGCGAAATGAATTTTCTAGGTGTATTCATCATTATGTCAGGAATGGTTATTCTGGTCAGCGCAGCTTTCCGTTTCTACCGTTTTGAAAAGAGCGTTGGAGCACGGGTCCGCTGGACAACGCCGTATCCTGAACTGCTGGTCACCGTGGCTGTAGGCGTAGTTCTGATTTTCAGTTCCATCGCCGGAAAGATTTTTTTTTAACTACGCACTCCTAACTATTGATGAAAGATAATTATAAAAAAATAGCCCTGTGGCAGACCGCTTTCCTTGGCGATTCGGTGCTGACACTGCCTCTGATTAAAGCCCTTGCCCTGCGGTTTCCCGATGCTGAAATTCATTTTTTTGTACGTAAGGGTGTGGAATCACTTTTTGCAGGGCAGCCGGAGCTTTCCGGTGTGCACGGGTTCGACAAACGCGGCGCGCAGAAAGGCATGGTCGCGGCCCGCACGTTCGGCGTTGAATTAGGCCGGCAGGGGTTTGATCTCTTTATTTCCGCTCATACCAGTGCCCGTTCGGCTGTGGTTGCCATGTCTACAGGCATAAAGGATCGGATCGGATATGATGCCCCATGGTTCAATCGCTTTGTTTATTCACAGACGGTGAAAAGACGTTTTGATGAGCGGGAAGAAGTGGAGCGGCTGCTCGCCCTCGGTGAACCGCTGGGAATTCCCGGTATAGCGCCGGAAGTTATGCTTGAACTTCCGGATGATGTGCTGGATGAAGCCGAATCATTTTTTGATAGGCTGGGAGAAGGGCCGGTAATCGGCGTTCATCCCGGCTCAACTTGGGAAACCAAGAAATGGCCGGAACAGAATTTCGCGCAGGTGATCGATAAGTGTATAGCTCAGGGGCTTAAGGTCATCCTGTTTGGCGGGCCTTCCGAAGAAGAACTTTGCCGGTCCGTACTTGCTTTGACCGACCATTCTGAGTCGGTTGTAAATCTGGCCGGTAAATTGAATCTCCAGCAACTTGCGGCCCATATCCGGCAGTTGGATGTCTATATAAGTAATGACTCTGGGCCTATGCACATCGCATGGGTACAGAATGTCCCGGTCGTAGCGTTGTTCGGGCCGACTGTACGTCGGTTTGGCTTTTTCCCTCGTGGGGAGAATTCCA is a window of Maridesulfovibrio sp. DNA encoding:
- a CDS encoding DUF202 domain-containing protein; amino-acid sequence: MAGHESDNLDNNELARMRTLLANERTFLAWCRTALGLFGFGFVIEKARLYMQKMLPGTPDAMLSEMNFLGVFIIMSGMVILVSAAFRFYRFEKSVGARVRWTTPYPELLVTVAVGVVLIFSSIAGKIFF
- the waaF gene encoding lipopolysaccharide heptosyltransferase II, translating into MKDNYKKIALWQTAFLGDSVLTLPLIKALALRFPDAEIHFFVRKGVESLFAGQPELSGVHGFDKRGAQKGMVAARTFGVELGRQGFDLFISAHTSARSAVVAMSTGIKDRIGYDAPWFNRFVYSQTVKRRFDEREEVERLLALGEPLGIPGIAPEVMLELPDDVLDEAESFFDRLGEGPVIGVHPGSTWETKKWPEQNFAQVIDKCIAQGLKVILFGGPSEEELCRSVLALTDHSESVVNLAGKLNLQQLAAHIRQLDVYISNDSGPMHIAWVQNVPVVALFGPTVRRFGFFPRGENSTVLETHEELECRPCGLHGGRSCPEKHHKCMTDISVEKVWNEILRKVGKGNGSEND